In a single window of the Acipenser ruthenus chromosome 8, fAciRut3.2 maternal haplotype, whole genome shotgun sequence genome:
- the LOC131737842 gene encoding olfactory receptor 52D1-like, giving the protein MENSSYITTFLFTVYGEIGYLRYLYFTAALLGYLVILFVNIVLITVIIRERSLHEPMYIFVCNLALNGLYGSSAFYPTLMHSLLSDTPAISRIGCLFQIFCIHTYGSFEFSILSVMAYDRYVSICNPLRYSSMMSPRKVAGLIAFAYLYPICIFIIHISLTIRLPLCGSVIEKLYCDNWSVVRLSCVDISVNSVFGLCVTVLVMVPQIIVVVYSYIKIITVCLKASKEACGKAVQTCVPHLVTLTNYYIATFFEVIHQRFNTQNLPLVLRIIMSIDFLLLPPLLNPIIYGVKTQAIRKRVSFGPPAYN; this is encoded by the exons ATGGAAAACTCTTCTTACATTACCACTTTCCTGTTTACTGTATACGGTGAAATTGGGTACCTTAGATATCTGTATTTTACTGCTGCCTTATTGGGTTACCTTGTGATACTTTTTGTCAATATAGTTCTTATAACAGTAATAATCAGGGAAAGGAGCCTCCATGAAccaatgtatatatttgtttgtaaCCTGGCTCTGAATGGGCTGTATGGTAGCAGTGCTTTTTATCCTACATTAATGCATAGTCTTCTCTCTGATACCCCAGCAATATCCAGAATCGGATGTTTGTTTcaaatattttgtattcatacATACGGATCTTTTGAATTTTCCATTTTGTCAGTGATGGCTTATGACAGATATGTGTCAATCTGTAATCCTTTAAGATACAGTAGTATGATGAGTCCCAGGAAAGTAGCTGGGCTAATAGCTTTTGCATATCTGTACCCTATTTGTATTTTCATCATACATATTTCATTAACTATTCGACTACCATTATGTGGCTCTGTTATAGAAAAGTTATATTGTGACAACTGGTCAGTTGTCAGGTTATCTTGTGTAGATATCTCTGTTAATAGTGTCTTTGGTTTGTGTGTTACCGTGTTAGTTATGGTCCCACAAATCATTGTTGTTGTATACTcgtatattaaaataattacagtGTGTCTTAAGGCTTCAAAAGAAGCTTGTGGTAAAGCAGTACAAACCTGCGTACCCCATTTAGTAACTCTCACAAACTACTACATTGCCACTTTCTTTGAAGTTATTCATCAACGCTTTAACACGCAGAACCTTCCCCTTGTTTTACGCATCATCATGTCAATAGATTTTCTTCTTTTGCCCCCTCTTCTAAATCCAATCATTTACGGAGTAAAAACACAGGCCATAAGAAAACGG gtttctTTTGGTCCACCAGCATACAACTAA
- the LOC117406304 gene encoding olfactory receptor 52D1-like, whose amino-acid sequence MENSSYITTFLFTVYGEIGYLRYLYFTAALLAYLVILFVNIVLITVIIRERSLHEPMYIFVCNLALNGLYGSSAFYPTLMHSLLSDTPAISRIGCLFQIFCIHTYGCFEFSILSVMAYDRYVSICNPLRYSSMMSPRKVAGLIAFVYLYPICIFIIHISLTIRLPLCGSVIEKLYCDNWSVVRLSCVDISVNNVFGLCMIMLLSVPQIIVVVYSYIKIITVCLKASKEARGKAVQTCVPHLVTLTNYYIAALFEVIHQRFNMQNLPLVLRIIMSIDFLLLPPLLNPIIYGVKTQAIRKRVIQMFKSSKTNSISGAQKKMVSVLQ is encoded by the coding sequence ATGGAAAACTCTTCTTACATTACCACTTTCCTGTTTACTGTATACGGTGAAATTGGGTACCTTAGATATCTGTATTTCACTGCTGCCTTATTGGCTTACCTTGTGATACTTTTTGTCAATATAGTTCTTATAACAGTAATAATCAGGGAAAGGAGCCTCCATGAAccaatgtatatatttgtttgtaaCCTGGCTCTGAATGGGCTGTATGGTAGCAGTGCTTTTTATCCTACATTAATGCATAGTCTTCTCTCTGATACCCCAGCAATATCCAGAATCGGATGTTTGTTTcaaatattttgtattcatacATATGGATGTTTTGAATTTTCCATTTTGTCAGTGATGGCTTATGACAGATATGTGTCAATCTGTAATCCTTTAAGATACAGTAGTATGATGAGTCCCAGGAAAGTAGCTGGGCTAATAGCTTTTGTATATCTGTACCCTATTTGTATTTTCATCATACATATTTCATTAACTATTCGACTACCATTATGTGGGTCTGTTATAGAAAAGTTATATTGTGACAACTGGTCAGTTGTCAGGTTATCTTGTGTAGATATCTCTGTTAATAATGTCTTTGGTTTGTGTATGATCATGTTACTTAGTGTCCCACAAATCATTGTTGTTGTATACTcgtatattaaaataattacagtGTGTCTTAAGGCTTCAAAAGAAGCTCGTGGTAAAGCAGTACAAACCTGCGTACCCCATTTAGTAACTCTCACAAACTACTACATTGCCGCTTTGTTTGAAGTTATTCATCAACGCTTTAACATGCAGAACCTTCCCCTTGTTTTACGCATCATCATGTCAATAGATTTTCTTCTTTTGCCCCCTCTTCTAAATCCAATCATTTACGGAGTAAAAACACAGGCCATAAGAAAACGGGTAATCCAGATGTTCaaaagcagcaaaacaaattCAATTTCAGGTGCTCAGAAAAAAATGGTCTCTGTCTTACAATAA
- the LOC117406305 gene encoding olfactory receptor 52E4, translating to MRSVDSTLTQRTHRLSELLLPGSGRSLGLDTGNAMDNSSYDTAFIFTAYGKLDSFRPLYFIVVLLVYLITIFVNVFLMTVIYMETSLHKPMYILVLHLSLNGLFGSSAFYPKVMANLLSDVQESSRFGCLVQAFCISSYGACAYAVLAVMAYDRYISICNPLRYYSILTPSKVNILLSVAYLLPILLLSIHILLIGRLPLCGFSIHKLLCDNWTIARLSCVDTKVINIFGLFLTTALLIFPFLLVVYSYARILSVSLNASKEAQGKALSTCTPHLITFINFSIASLFSIMYNRFGNSLPISLHIMMLILFVVIPPFLNPIIYGIRTREIRKCIIKILRKRQSNVQTGVLTAIDTQMSTVVAPRI from the exons ATGCGCAGCGTTGACTCAACGCTGACTCAACGAACTCACCGACTCTCAGAGCTG CTTCTACCAGGGAGTGGCAG AAGCCTTGGTTTGGATACAGGAAATGCGATGGACAACTCCTCGTATGATACAGCTTTTATATTTACTGCATATGGTAAACTGGACAGCTTCAGGCccttgtattttattgttgttctCTTGGTATACCTCATTACaatttttgttaatgtttttcttATGACAGTAATATATATGGAAACAAGTCTCCATAAACCTATGTACATATTGGTATTGCATTTATCTTTGAATGGACTTTTTGGGAGCTCAGCTTTCTATCCTAAAGTAATGGCTAATCTTCTATCAGATGTCCAAGAGAGTTCCCGGTTTGGTTGCTTAGTGCAGGCCTTTTGTATAAGCTCGTATGGAGCTTGTGCATATGCTGTCCTTGCTGTAATGGCTTATGATAGGTATATATCAATTTGCAACCCATTGCGCTACTACAGCATTCTAACTCCTTCTAAAGTAAACATACTTTTGAGTGTTGCATACCTCCTTCCTATTTTGCTTCTGTCTATACATATTTTGTTAATAGGAAGACTGCCATTGTGTGGATTCTCAATACATAAACTGCTCTGTGACAACTGGACTATTGCCAGACTCTCTTGTGTAGATACTAAAGTTATTAATATTTTTGGTCTGTTTCTCACTACAGCTTTACTTATTTTCCCATTCCTTCTCGTTGTATACTCATACGCCAGAATACTGTCTGTGAGCCTGAATGCTTCAAAGGAAGCACAGGGTAAGGCTCTGAGCACATGCACTCCTCATTTAATCACATTTATCAATTTTTCTATTGCTTCTCTATTCTCAATAATGTACAATCGCTTTGGCAATAGCCTACCAATAAGTCTGCATATAATGATGTTGATTCTTTTTGTTGTAATCCCTCCTTTTCTAAACCCAATCATTTATGGAATTAGAACGAGAGAAATCAGgaaatgtataataaaaatacTCAGGAAAAGACAAAGTAATGTTCAAACAGGAGTCTTAACTGCTATTGATACACAGATGTCCACAGTCGTTGCTCCAAGGATATAA